In one Methylobacterium sp. SyP6R genomic region, the following are encoded:
- the bchM gene encoding magnesium protoporphyrin IX methyltransferase — MTSSTYATRRAQLETYFDRTAVEAWARLTSDAPVSRIRATVRAGRDAMRAELLSWLPADLSGRRLLDAGCGTGALALEAARRGADVVAIDVSPTLVGLARERTASLRLEGRLDFQVGDMLGEGLGRFDHVVAMDSLIHYRTPDIVRALSALARRTDASVLFTVAPRTPLLTVMHAAGRLFPRGDRAPAIEPVGEGTLRRRIAADPGLQAFTVARSRRINSGFYLSNALELARR, encoded by the coding sequence ATGACCAGCTCCACCTACGCCACCCGCCGGGCCCAGCTCGAAACCTATTTCGACCGCACCGCCGTCGAGGCCTGGGCGCGGCTCACCTCGGACGCGCCGGTGAGCCGCATCCGCGCCACCGTGCGGGCCGGCCGCGACGCGATGCGGGCCGAACTCCTGTCCTGGCTCCCCGCCGACCTCTCCGGCCGGCGCCTGCTCGATGCCGGCTGCGGCACCGGCGCGCTCGCGCTCGAGGCGGCGCGCCGCGGCGCCGATGTCGTGGCGATCGACGTGTCGCCGACGCTGGTCGGCCTCGCCCGCGAGCGCACCGCGAGCCTCCGGCTCGAGGGCCGCCTCGATTTCCAGGTCGGCGACATGCTGGGCGAGGGGCTGGGACGCTTCGACCACGTCGTGGCGATGGATTCGCTGATCCATTACCGCACCCCCGACATCGTCCGCGCCCTCTCGGCGCTCGCCCGCCGCACCGATGCGTCGGTCCTGTTCACGGTCGCCCCGCGCACCCCGCTGCTCACCGTGATGCACGCCGCCGGCCGGCTCTTTCCCCGCGGCGACCGGGCGCCGGCGATCGAGCCGGTCGGCGAGGGGACCTTGCGCCGTCGCATCGCCGCCGATCCGGGCCTTCAGGCCTTCACGGTCGCCCGCAGCCGGCGGATCAATTCCGGCTTCTACCTCTCCAACGCCCTCGAACTGGCCCGCCGATGA